The Akkermansia sp. N21116 genome includes a region encoding these proteins:
- a CDS encoding DEAD/DEAH box helicase family protein — MSSFDPSIRFQGTFRSYQQGILDRAEDYWDDGQIHIVAAPGSGKTILGLELIRRKNAPALILSPSVTIRQQWGERFRGNFLPSGRDDSGMISFRLSEPRLITSVTYQALHAAWTGRPLPAEDDGDEQEYMEDTTSEEDNAPSEFSARNELIEAIHKAGIRTICLDEAHHLRSEWQKALEAFLKALKADVSIIALTATPPYDSTPEEWKRYMTVCGEIDAEIFVPQLVSQKSLCPHQDYIYFNYPAAPELDALQKYRQIASETTHTILTGPIFGEILEASALLTRYREMEETLLEYADQFSYILILAHARGENIPRKLIRLLTGRKSLPSFTSIKYAEWVFNFILAHPELFSPASVEHLHTALSHAGLIKRHQVCLLFDDKLKRTFISSVGKLESITIIAEEEHKQLGRDLRLLVLTDHIKKNLLSTIGSDRPLQEMGTVPIFEAIRRKMGEQVGIALLSGTLVLWPSNTLGALMETAHDMGISLTSRPLPNVPYCELNFSGQNKNKVAVITKAFRQGHCQILVGTKSLLGEGWDSPCINSLILASFIGSFMLSNQMRGRAIRIDPDKPDKTANIWHLATLEPEAALKENTIVRFIQSLNEEPSRLESEDYDMLTRRFESFMGPSYRQGQYITNGIERLDIIQPPYTKKHIQEINEQMLSMAADREGMRKRWEELLQGSDVNKEDILETVELNPPREPTKFIFFNLLYLLLLGGTLVAGFASAGSAIMKAATIWQLIALIATFWILHKIYILIIYRILPLLSPEKTIRSFATALLSTMKECGKIASPDTIARVASFNSSLIITCELQNGSLREKTLFRNAIGELLSPIDNPRYLLIRQDFILGALFLDYDRSYACPAILGNNKESAEAFQEHLDKLHCPYKLVFTRNEVGRKILLKCRNRSRINRTGKFIKRFRIFDN; from the coding sequence ATGTCCAGCTTCGATCCTTCCATCCGTTTCCAAGGCACATTCCGCAGTTATCAGCAAGGCATACTCGACCGGGCGGAAGACTACTGGGACGACGGGCAAATCCATATTGTGGCAGCCCCCGGAAGCGGGAAAACAATCCTGGGACTGGAGTTAATCCGCCGCAAGAATGCCCCCGCGCTTATCCTGTCGCCCTCCGTCACCATCCGCCAGCAATGGGGAGAACGTTTCCGCGGCAACTTCCTGCCATCGGGACGGGATGATTCCGGCATGATATCCTTCCGTCTCTCGGAGCCCAGGCTCATCACCTCCGTCACCTACCAGGCTCTTCACGCGGCATGGACGGGTCGCCCCCTTCCGGCAGAAGACGATGGCGACGAGCAGGAATATATGGAGGACACCACTTCCGAAGAAGACAATGCCCCCTCCGAATTCTCCGCTAGAAACGAACTCATCGAAGCCATCCACAAGGCAGGTATACGCACCATCTGCCTCGATGAAGCCCACCACCTCCGCAGCGAATGGCAAAAGGCTCTCGAAGCCTTCCTGAAAGCCCTCAAGGCAGACGTCTCCATCATCGCACTCACGGCCACACCTCCCTACGACAGTACGCCGGAGGAATGGAAACGCTACATGACCGTCTGCGGAGAAATCGACGCCGAAATTTTCGTTCCCCAACTCGTTTCGCAAAAAAGTCTTTGTCCTCATCAGGACTACATCTACTTCAACTATCCTGCCGCCCCCGAGCTGGATGCCCTCCAAAAATACCGCCAAATAGCGTCCGAAACCACGCACACCATTCTAACCGGCCCCATATTCGGAGAAATACTGGAAGCCAGCGCTCTTCTGACTCGGTACCGGGAAATGGAGGAAACCCTTCTGGAATATGCGGATCAATTCTCATACATTCTGATTCTGGCTCACGCCAGAGGTGAAAATATCCCGAGAAAACTTATCCGTCTCCTCACCGGCAGAAAGAGCCTCCCCTCATTCACCTCGATCAAATATGCCGAATGGGTCTTCAATTTCATCCTCGCTCACCCGGAACTCTTTTCACCCGCCAGCGTTGAGCACCTGCACACCGCCCTCTCACATGCCGGCCTCATCAAGCGCCACCAGGTCTGCCTCCTCTTCGATGACAAACTGAAGCGCACCTTCATCTCATCAGTCGGCAAGCTGGAGAGCATCACCATCATCGCCGAGGAGGAACACAAACAACTCGGGCGCGATTTGCGCCTCCTCGTGCTGACGGATCACATCAAGAAAAACCTGCTCTCCACCATTGGCAGTGATCGCCCACTGCAAGAAATGGGAACGGTACCCATCTTCGAAGCCATCCGCCGCAAGATGGGAGAACAGGTCGGCATCGCGCTCCTGTCCGGCACCCTCGTGCTTTGGCCGTCCAATACACTGGGGGCATTGATGGAGACCGCCCACGACATGGGGATTTCCCTCACGTCGCGCCCCCTGCCCAATGTGCCATATTGCGAACTAAACTTTAGCGGACAAAATAAAAACAAGGTTGCCGTCATCACGAAAGCCTTCCGCCAAGGGCATTGCCAAATCCTCGTCGGCACCAAATCCCTGCTGGGGGAAGGATGGGACTCTCCCTGCATCAACAGCCTTATCCTGGCCAGTTTCATCGGCTCTTTCATGCTCTCCAATCAAATGAGAGGGCGAGCCATTCGCATCGATCCCGACAAACCAGATAAAACCGCCAATATCTGGCACCTCGCCACGCTGGAACCCGAAGCTGCCCTGAAAGAAAACACCATCGTCAGATTCATCCAATCACTCAATGAGGAACCGTCCAGGCTGGAAAGTGAAGACTACGACATGCTCACACGCCGTTTCGAAAGCTTCATGGGGCCTTCCTACAGGCAAGGACAATACATCACCAACGGTATCGAACGCCTCGACATCATCCAGCCCCCGTACACCAAAAAGCACATTCAGGAAATCAATGAACAGATGCTGTCCATGGCCGCTGACCGTGAAGGAATGCGCAAACGTTGGGAAGAATTATTGCAGGGATCAGACGTCAATAAGGAGGATATCCTCGAAACCGTCGAACTGAATCCTCCCAGAGAACCTACAAAATTCATCTTCTTCAATTTACTGTATCTTCTCCTACTGGGCGGCACTCTTGTTGCAGGCTTTGCATCAGCCGGATCGGCAATCATGAAAGCCGCCACAATTTGGCAACTCATTGCCCTCATCGCCACATTTTGGATTCTGCATAAAATTTACATACTCATCATCTACCGGATTCTTCCTCTGCTTTCTCCGGAAAAAACAATACGCAGCTTTGCGACAGCACTACTGAGCACCATGAAGGAATGCGGGAAAATCGCCTCACCAGATACGATAGCCCGCGTCGCCTCCTTCAACTCCAGCCTGATCATCACCTGCGAACTACAGAACGGCTCTCTCCGGGAAAAAACCCTCTTCCGCAACGCCATCGGAGAACTCCTCTCCCCCATCGACAACCCACGCTACCTCCTGATTCGCCAGGACTTCATCCTGGGGGCCCTTTTTCTCGACTACGACCGCAGCTATGCCTGTCCCGCCATCCTCGGCAACAATAAAGAATCAGCTGAAGCCTTCCAAGAGCATCTGGACAAGCTCCACTGCCCGTACAAACTGGTCTTCACCCGTAATGAGGTCGGTAGAAAAATCCTCCTGAAATGCCGGAACAGGTCGCGCATCAATCGAACTGGAAAATTCATCAAACGCTTCCGCATTTTCGACAATTAG
- a CDS encoding MFS transporter, giving the protein MDQASSSGIRQQVFLILAIILICFNLRPAMTAPDPLLGELRHDLGLSMDDSGTFALLPVFVLGIAAALAPRVARLLLPWKIILIFPLVAVAGILWRSYGGMIGLYGGMIVMGLGLGIAGAAIPGFIKHTMPDKAPFMMGIYSALVGLGTSVAAATAYPIAANLGGWKEGLAFWAAPILLACAIWGCYFKIYPSHARQQPLETNISRLLTHPRAWQITLFYMSRVAAAYFLFTWFPILLKGRGMNGDDAGYVLSLITLSQIPATLVAHWGEEKLGGHGRLITLALASSVISCWAIMYGPLEWVIPFSIICGLGTGAVFSRGMSLMVERADNETTALELSGMSQGFGFTLGALMALGGSFVLQHGSSILPFCLIYTAFCIMGIVTGRLSARPGYV; this is encoded by the coding sequence ATGGACCAGGCATCATCATCCGGCATCCGGCAGCAGGTATTCCTCATTCTGGCGATCATCCTCATTTGTTTCAACCTGAGACCGGCCATGACGGCTCCCGACCCTTTACTGGGGGAACTCAGACATGATCTGGGACTTTCCATGGACGATTCCGGAACCTTTGCCCTCCTGCCCGTTTTTGTCCTTGGCATCGCAGCGGCCTTGGCTCCCCGTGTCGCCCGTCTGCTCCTCCCGTGGAAAATCATCCTTATTTTCCCTCTCGTCGCCGTTGCCGGAATCCTCTGGCGCAGTTACGGTGGCATGATCGGTCTGTATGGTGGCATGATCGTCATGGGCCTGGGACTGGGCATTGCCGGAGCAGCCATTCCCGGATTCATCAAACATACCATGCCGGACAAAGCGCCGTTCATGATGGGAATCTACAGCGCCCTCGTCGGCCTGGGTACATCCGTCGCCGCGGCTACCGCCTACCCCATCGCCGCCAACCTCGGAGGATGGAAGGAAGGACTGGCTTTCTGGGCTGCTCCTATCCTGCTGGCTTGCGCCATCTGGGGGTGTTACTTCAAAATCTATCCCAGCCACGCACGCCAACAGCCCCTTGAAACGAATATCAGCCGTTTGCTGACCCACCCGCGAGCCTGGCAAATCACTCTCTTCTACATGAGCCGAGTTGCAGCGGCCTACTTCCTCTTCACCTGGTTCCCCATCCTGCTCAAAGGCAGGGGCATGAACGGCGATGACGCCGGATACGTGCTCTCCCTGATCACCCTGTCTCAAATCCCCGCCACTCTTGTTGCCCACTGGGGAGAAGAAAAACTCGGAGGGCACGGCAGGCTCATTACACTGGCCCTGGCATCTTCCGTAATCTCTTGCTGGGCCATCATGTATGGACCGCTGGAGTGGGTCATACCGTTCTCGATCATATGCGGACTTGGAACGGGAGCCGTGTTCAGCAGAGGCATGAGTCTGATGGTAGAACGAGCGGATAACGAAACAACGGCCCTGGAACTATCCGGCATGTCGCAGGGATTCGGATTCACCTTGGGGGCCCTCATGGCGCTTGGTGGGAGTTTTGTTCTCCAGCACGGTAGTTCCATCCTTCCATTCTGCCTGATTTACACGGCATTCTGTATCATGGGCATCGTCACGGGTCGCCTTTCGGCACGCCCGGGATACGTCTAA
- a CDS encoding metal-dependent hydrolase, with protein MFIAHLPAGYLLGCTFRSCQAKLVMFAALLGSVFPDFDLLYFYLVDGRQHHHHTYWTHFPLLWVSLSVLAGIWVLCRRYSSVAWATLAFSLSGVLHLVLDSFVGDIPWFAPFSLKLYAMYHIPSVYKPWWLNFILNWSFLLELAIIACAVIVYRLRRYRRRES; from the coding sequence ATGTTCATTGCTCATCTTCCTGCCGGGTACCTTCTAGGATGTACATTTCGGAGCTGCCAGGCGAAACTGGTCATGTTCGCCGCATTGCTTGGATCCGTATTTCCGGATTTTGACCTGTTGTATTTCTATCTGGTAGACGGTCGTCAGCATCACCACCATACGTATTGGACACACTTTCCCCTCCTCTGGGTCAGCTTGAGCGTTTTAGCCGGGATTTGGGTTTTGTGCCGGAGGTATTCTTCGGTCGCCTGGGCGACTCTGGCATTCAGTTTGAGCGGAGTTCTCCACCTTGTCCTGGATTCTTTTGTCGGGGATATTCCGTGGTTTGCTCCTTTTTCTCTCAAGCTGTATGCCATGTACCACATTCCCTCCGTTTACAAGCCGTGGTGGTTGAATTTTATCCTGAATTGGTCCTTTCTTCTGGAGTTGGCGATCATCGCTTGTGCCGTCATCGTGTACCGTCTGCGCAGGTATCGGAGAAGAGAAAGTTAG
- a CDS encoding glycoside hydrolase family 88 protein, whose product MQTYFLYNKVIAAHALALFAVGTGAGWAASDQLNEQVIRDNMGKVAEWQVKHPKHSKTDWTNGALYSGLLQYGLAVPEGIGLKAIREVGEKTNWGVGKRHYHADDHCVGHAWIEMAGRDGNPAAVKNIKEVLDKVKDNPAQAKLEFGTPKCQDRWCWSDALFMSPPSYAKLAAYTGDESYLKFMDKEYKATYDYLFDKKAGLFSRDSRYFTQKAANGKKMFWSRGNGWVIAGLPLILRDMPQDWPTRPFYENLLKTLAKSLKNCQTEDGSWHASLLDPEDPPLKEMSGTLFITYGLIWGVNNGLLDAKEYMPVIEKAWKAANECVEEDGLLGWVQPIADKPGHYSAKSTEVYGPGAYLLAGTELRKAVVAKENPRRRTVTVTNPLPVYRSHETISIKWPDMPAADAENLRVFDVRDGRVIPHQLVDENGDGKTDALLFQGDFPARVSRDYWVFSSKTLPAASKDTVCYSRYVPERMDDFAWENDVTAHRIYGPKVSEPAPKGEGLFSNGSDIWCKYGPGLVIDEFYKKGNYHSDHGKGLDMYKVGPNRGCGATAVVRDGTPFASVNWATGKNLYNGPIRTAFEVTYAPWKAGSGVTVQEKRVMTLDAGSPFTRAESRFEVKGTPTPQFAAGINTNPELNGIETTNVDPKAGYVAVWGTPSGKDGKDGIIGSALIVPNAKGKLDKDGNTYLFRPLKSNEPLVWYMGAMWSKASPVKSAEDWTEVVSRKAWAVQTPLVVQMK is encoded by the coding sequence ATGCAGACTTACTTTTTATACAACAAGGTGATTGCCGCGCATGCGCTGGCCTTATTTGCTGTCGGAACCGGAGCCGGATGGGCCGCTTCCGATCAATTGAATGAACAGGTTATTCGCGACAATATGGGTAAAGTTGCCGAATGGCAGGTCAAGCATCCCAAACACTCGAAAACGGACTGGACCAACGGCGCCTTGTATTCCGGATTGCTTCAATACGGGCTGGCTGTGCCGGAAGGCATCGGTCTGAAGGCCATCCGGGAAGTCGGTGAAAAAACCAACTGGGGTGTCGGCAAACGCCACTACCATGCCGACGACCACTGTGTCGGCCATGCCTGGATTGAAATGGCCGGCCGCGACGGCAACCCCGCTGCCGTGAAAAATATCAAAGAAGTTCTGGATAAGGTCAAAGATAACCCTGCCCAGGCCAAACTGGAATTCGGCACACCCAAGTGCCAGGACCGCTGGTGTTGGAGCGATGCCCTTTTCATGTCTCCTCCGTCCTATGCCAAATTAGCGGCGTATACGGGTGACGAATCGTACCTGAAGTTCATGGACAAGGAATACAAGGCTACCTACGACTATCTTTTCGACAAAAAGGCCGGCCTCTTTTCCCGCGATTCCCGCTATTTTACCCAGAAGGCGGCCAATGGTAAAAAAATGTTCTGGAGCCGTGGCAACGGCTGGGTCATTGCCGGCCTTCCTCTGATTCTCCGCGACATGCCGCAGGACTGGCCGACGCGCCCGTTTTATGAAAACCTGTTGAAGACTCTCGCCAAGTCCCTCAAGAATTGCCAGACCGAAGACGGTTCCTGGCACGCCAGTCTGCTTGACCCGGAGGATCCGCCCCTCAAGGAAATGAGCGGTACCCTGTTTATTACCTACGGCCTGATCTGGGGCGTCAACAATGGCCTTCTTGATGCCAAGGAATATATGCCCGTGATCGAAAAAGCCTGGAAAGCTGCCAATGAATGTGTCGAAGAGGACGGACTCCTCGGTTGGGTTCAGCCTATTGCCGACAAACCGGGGCATTATTCAGCCAAGTCTACGGAAGTTTATGGTCCTGGAGCTTACCTGCTTGCCGGTACCGAATTGCGCAAGGCCGTCGTGGCGAAGGAAAATCCAAGACGCCGGACAGTCACGGTGACGAATCCTCTGCCGGTGTATCGTTCGCATGAAACGATTTCCATTAAATGGCCCGATATGCCTGCTGCCGATGCCGAAAACCTGCGTGTCTTCGATGTGCGCGACGGGCGCGTCATCCCCCATCAGCTTGTGGATGAAAACGGTGACGGTAAGACGGATGCCCTCCTCTTCCAGGGCGATTTCCCCGCCAGAGTCTCCCGTGACTATTGGGTGTTTTCCAGCAAGACTCTTCCAGCTGCCTCCAAAGATACCGTCTGTTACAGCCGTTATGTCCCCGAACGCATGGATGACTTTGCCTGGGAGAATGACGTGACCGCTCACCGTATCTACGGTCCCAAGGTGTCGGAACCGGCTCCGAAGGGGGAAGGCCTCTTCTCCAATGGATCCGATATCTGGTGCAAGTACGGTCCGGGACTCGTTATCGACGAATTCTACAAGAAGGGCAACTACCATTCCGATCATGGCAAGGGGCTGGACATGTATAAGGTTGGTCCGAATCGTGGTTGCGGCGCTACGGCCGTCGTGAGGGACGGTACTCCCTTTGCTTCCGTCAACTGGGCTACAGGGAAAAACCTTTACAATGGCCCCATCCGCACTGCGTTTGAAGTGACTTATGCTCCTTGGAAAGCGGGTAGCGGCGTTACCGTTCAAGAGAAGCGAGTTATGACTCTGGATGCCGGTTCTCCGTTTACCCGGGCCGAAAGCCGGTTTGAAGTGAAGGGGACTCCGACTCCTCAATTCGCTGCCGGAATCAACACCAATCCGGAACTCAACGGTATTGAAACCACCAATGTCGATCCGAAAGCCGGTTATGTGGCCGTCTGGGGTACCCCAAGCGGTAAGGATGGCAAGGACGGCATCATTGGAAGCGCTTTGATTGTGCCGAATGCCAAGGGGAAATTGGACAAGGATGGCAACACTTATCTTTTCCGCCCGCTCAAGAGCAACGAGCCTCTCGTTTGGTACATGGGAGCCATGTGGAGCAAGGCTTCTCCTGTGAAATCCGCGGAGGATTGGACGGAGGTCGTCTCCCGCAAAGCCTGGGCCGTCCAGACGCCATTGGTTGTGCAAATGAAATAA
- a CDS encoding S6 family peptidase gives MNTRNLPLNGIVCGLALLAANGTLAGLMHPDIPLQTYRDFAENRGRFAADATNVPVYYKDGTPSGTIPRMMSFESVVDEGFAALTGNPQFLATVAHNGGYQTASFTKRFGGQDNYRVVKKNNGWGEKTDYTYDIQVARLDKIVTEAEPVPFVEDEELLLNIKGKPVLRAGGGTQKVAVDKDNSNDVAGAYSFLTGGTVIFTNVLSTPPSNNPEHPASKYRAFQFQYSLQLEKNPDLPLPICILGGDSGSGSWIYNDKNKRWEYIGPGQSGGGGGFSQMRSSNIWSIDVIRSYFDPEITSSSSTPILWKPTNTEGQGKLVQGARSWAYHGLAQGKAFPDATMDELEKTRNLVFSGTPSELRLEAPVDMGAGSLTFKTNMKLTAAQPSHTLYSAGMDIRKGTTVTSTLTAKDGQEWRKVGKGTLIIEGNGDNPASLNLGDGQTILNRENGKAASSVMLVSGRPALRLQGDNQLAGPVHFGAKGGLLDLYGHSLTWNTLPHLDEGARITNLKPGTTSTFTYTGSGSFFGVLTDGGDTAKGLLKIVYAPEGKDDQATWTWSGKITNKGGIEIRSGHISITGRPTPHAANFVDPSDWITSVVQTGKAPIILHPGTTLTIGAHTAVQANFIVMKGATLTVDKDAAWQGIASVEQGGAINLSPEAKGKNVIKNKS, from the coding sequence ATGAATACCCGGAACCTCCCCCTGAATGGAATAGTCTGCGGCCTTGCCCTCCTGGCAGCCAACGGAACTCTGGCCGGCCTGATGCATCCGGACATTCCCCTGCAAACATACAGGGACTTCGCGGAAAACCGAGGTCGATTTGCTGCGGATGCCACCAATGTTCCCGTTTACTACAAGGACGGAACGCCGTCGGGAACCATCCCCAGAATGATGAGTTTTGAATCCGTTGTGGACGAAGGTTTTGCCGCTCTAACCGGCAATCCCCAGTTCCTTGCCACTGTCGCCCACAACGGCGGCTACCAAACGGCATCTTTCACCAAACGCTTTGGCGGCCAAGACAACTACCGTGTCGTCAAAAAAAACAATGGATGGGGAGAAAAAACCGACTACACGTATGACATCCAGGTAGCTCGATTGGACAAGATTGTCACGGAAGCCGAACCCGTTCCCTTCGTGGAAGATGAAGAATTACTTCTCAATATCAAAGGAAAGCCCGTCCTCCGAGCCGGAGGAGGCACCCAAAAAGTAGCTGTCGACAAAGACAATTCGAACGATGTGGCGGGAGCCTACTCCTTCCTGACGGGAGGCACGGTCATTTTCACAAACGTCCTGTCAACGCCCCCGTCCAACAACCCGGAACACCCTGCCAGCAAATACAGAGCCTTCCAATTCCAATATTCCCTTCAGCTTGAAAAGAACCCTGACCTCCCCCTGCCCATCTGCATCCTCGGAGGCGACAGCGGAAGCGGCAGCTGGATCTACAATGACAAAAACAAGCGTTGGGAATATATCGGACCGGGGCAATCCGGCGGAGGCGGCGGATTTAGTCAGATGCGCAGCAGCAACATCTGGAGCATTGATGTCATCCGATCCTATTTCGATCCGGAAATCACCTCGTCTTCGTCTACCCCTATTCTCTGGAAACCAACGAACACCGAAGGTCAAGGAAAACTCGTCCAGGGAGCCAGGTCGTGGGCATACCATGGACTGGCTCAGGGAAAAGCCTTCCCGGATGCCACCATGGATGAACTGGAAAAAACGCGTAATCTCGTCTTCTCCGGCACGCCGTCCGAACTCCGTCTGGAAGCCCCGGTCGATATGGGCGCCGGCAGCCTGACTTTCAAGACAAACATGAAACTCACGGCGGCCCAGCCATCCCATACCCTGTACTCGGCAGGCATGGATATCCGCAAGGGGACTACCGTCACATCAACCCTGACGGCCAAAGATGGTCAGGAATGGCGCAAAGTCGGTAAAGGAACCCTAATCATTGAAGGGAATGGAGATAACCCGGCTTCCCTGAACCTGGGAGACGGACAAACCATCCTGAATCGCGAAAACGGCAAGGCAGCCTCGTCCGTCATGCTGGTATCCGGCCGCCCCGCTCTGCGCCTCCAGGGAGACAACCAGCTTGCCGGACCCGTCCACTTCGGAGCCAAAGGGGGATTACTTGACCTCTACGGTCATTCCCTGACCTGGAACACCCTGCCCCATCTCGACGAAGGAGCCCGCATCACCAACCTAAAACCCGGCACTACATCCACCTTCACCTACACGGGCTCCGGCTCCTTCTTCGGTGTGTTGACCGACGGAGGAGATACCGCCAAAGGTTTGCTCAAAATCGTCTATGCCCCCGAAGGAAAGGATGATCAAGCCACTTGGACCTGGAGCGGAAAAATCACGAACAAAGGCGGTATCGAAATCCGTAGCGGCCACATTTCCATCACCGGAAGGCCCACCCCGCATGCCGCCAACTTTGTCGATCCTTCAGACTGGATTACTTCCGTCGTCCAAACAGGGAAAGCCCCTATTATCCTCCACCCCGGTACGACATTGACGATCGGAGCCCACACGGCAGTCCAGGCCAACTTCATCGTCATGAAAGGTGCCACCCTGACTGTGGATAAGGATGCCGCCTGGCAAGGCATCGCCTCCGTGGAACAAGGGGGAGCCATCAATCTCTCCCCGGAAGCCAAAGGGAAAAATGTCATCAAAAACAAGTCCTGA